GCTGTCGGAGAGAATTTCAGCAATCTCCTGCCTGCGACGATCAGCGCGAGAACTCTTGTATATCTTCTTGATTGGCGTGATGTAATCAGCGACTATCATGTATATCCTCCTGTAGGGCAGGTTTTTCCGAAACCTGCCTCTTCATTTGGCATGGCAGGAGTGAGGGCACTCCTGCCCTACTCGACTTGCCATCCTTACTCAAGCGGAACTGACCTTGTATACGCATTGTGATGATAGAAAGCCGCATGTGATTCATCAAGGAGTCTTTTGCGATTGAGGTGTTTTAGCATGGAGTATCGCTCAAGTAGAGGTTTGAGCTTCTTCCCTTGTTCGCTGTAGCAGTTGTAGAATATCAATAGCAGTTCATCTTCCGTCAATAGAGCCCGCACCAAGTTTGTGTATACTTTTCCGTCTGACATGCTACTTCTGTCAACAAACTTCAGAATGTTGTATAGAAGTCTGAAACAGTTTGATACTTCCTTGGGGAAGCCAGCGAATTGAATGCTGTAGATTTCCCCTAGCGACTTGTCAGTCATCCTCTGGCCACCCTTAATAGACTCTTGCACAGCTCTAAAGTAGAGGTTGCAGAATGTCATAAAGCAATCCCGTCCTGTTGTCGCGCTGCCAGTCTTCAGCGATGTGACAAGTTCGTTGTACAAAGACAGCAGCTGGAAGAAAGTGTTCTCGAAGTTCTGCCGTGACAGCGTCCTGTTTTGCTGCTCAAGTTGTTGCTTCTGACCTTTTAGCTCCTTTCGAGTGAGCTCCAGCTCCTTTCTCTGCAGCGCCAACTCATCCACCTGAAGCTTCAACTGGCGTCTTTGTAGCAATATGGCGATTATCAGTCCTCCGAAGGCCAGCCCAGAAAAGAGAGCGTTGAGTCCACCGAACATATCGCCGAAGGCACCTTTGTCGCTGATATTCACTTCCCCAAAGTATTGGATGGATACGAACCAATAAGCGACCCACACAAGGGGGACCAAGACAAGGAGCCACCAGTGCCAAGTCGGCTCCTTTTGATCGGCTTCTGGTCTCGTTGTTGTCATCATTTGATCCCCTTTCTGCAATGGGCTATGCCAGCTACTTGCTTAACAGACGCCTTACTACCACTCACAATCGTACCCGACACCTTTCTCGACTTCAAGCGGCTGTTCGGTATTGGTGCCGTGCTGTGTCCAGACTGCGTTATTCCGGGCAAAGCTGAATTTCTCATCTGTCGGATATGTGTCGTTTCCCCCCGTATCCAGAAACAATCCGAGATTGAATATGTGATCGCGCAATCCGCCGCGTGACGCGATGTTCGATCTGCCGAGAGTGGTCGCAGCCGAAACGTTGTATGTGTCGTCGCCCGATTTGTCCCAGAATATGCCGATGCCGTTGGCATTGCCGCCGCCCAGCGACAGATTCGGCGCGTCATGGATGTCATCCCCGCCGCAGTCTATCAGAGTGCCGAGCGTAAAATCGTGCCCTGCTCCCTGAGCCATGTTCATCGTTGCGGTATAATGGTCGTTGCCGGAACTGTCGATCAGAATGCCGAGCCCGAAATGCGCACCCGATCCCTGCACATACCAAACGCCGTTGTAGATATCGTCGCCGGTGTCGTCGGCGAGTATGCCGATGGCATACCAGTAGGCGCAACCCTGCGCGAAGAGTCCTGCGGAGTACGTGTCGTTGCCTTCAGCATCTACCAGCATCCCGATTCCACCTGCCCACGAATGGCCATCGATGTAGTCGGCGCGTTTTCCGAAACCGACGCCCTGAGCGAGATTCGAGTTGTATTCTTTTGTTTGTGATGCCGGAAACTGTATGTCGAGCGTGTCAGCGTAGTAGTCATCGTCGCCGGTCAAATCGACTAGGATTCCCATGCCTTTGGTGAATCCGAATCCCTGCGCGAGAAGATACGCGTGGTAGCTGTCCTTACCTTCAAGGTCCGACAGAATTCCGATGCCGAACTGCCCGCATCCCTGCGCGCAGATGTATCCGTCGTACTTGTCTTCGCCTTTCATGTCGAGCAATGCACCAACGCCGAACAGCCCGATACCGCCGGTCATGTTGTGCCCGAGGTACTGATCGTCACCATCCATGTCGACAAGATACGCATATCCCATCACACCCGCTCCAAATGCGGGTGAATCATCGTTCTTCGATTCGTAAACATCGTTGCCGTCAAGATCGATCAGGATCGACATCCAGTTGTCGACCGATCCATTCGCTCCGCCCCCTTCATAGCGGTCATTGCCGCCAACATCGATGATGAGAAAATAATCACCTGCCGGATAGATGTCTTTCCCACGGCCTCCGATTGCGATCATCCCAAGCGGTGTATCCCATCGCAATGAGAAATTCGTATTGAAACTCAAAGCAGCAAGCGAGTCGACCGCTATATCGACTGCATGTGCAATATCTTGTGCATGCGTGTAGAGATACTTGAAATCGACTCTCTCCGCGAACTTCTCCAAGCTGAAATCGACTATGTCCTGATCGGATGCGAGAATCTTCTGTGCTCGCGAATACATATCATGCAAATCGAACTCACTTGCAGCCTTCTCAAAAGCTCTTCTGTGATACTCCAGCGTATCGATTGAAGCGTAAATGATCAGCGCGGCTACTCTCTGAAGCTCGACGGGAATCGAACTTGCATCTCGCTTCAGATTCTCATGGTTCGCCGGCCAGGGGAGAGCCATACCGCGCGTGTACAAATCCATAATGGAATTATAGAGCGGATCGGGATGATCGAGGAGCGGGAATATCGAATCGAGTGGATCACCGATCAGCCCACGGCGGACTCCTTCATCTAACCGTCTCGATGCAAACGAGACCAAATTCTGAAGATTGCCGGCATTGCTCTTGACGGCATCTTTGAAATTGTTTGTATAGCGCTCGATCTTGAAAAAGTCTGAGTGTAGCGTGTAGAAGAGAGGCAGCACAAATTTGTCGCCGCCGTAATTCGACATATCGCCGTAGTCGAATGTCATCGTCTCGCGAGTCAGGCCGACCT
This genomic interval from Candidatus Zixiibacteriota bacterium contains the following:
- a CDS encoding putative phage abortive infection protein, translated to MMTTTRPEADQKEPTWHWWLLVLVPLVWVAYWFVSIQYFGEVNISDKGAFGDMFGGLNALFSGLAFGGLIIAILLQRRQLKLQVDELALQRKELELTRKELKGQKQQLEQQNRTLSRQNFENTFFQLLSLYNELVTSLKTGSATTGRDCFMTFCNLYFRAVQESIKGGQRMTDKSLGEIYSIQFAGFPKEVSNCFRLLYNILKFVDRSSMSDGKVYTNLVRALLTEDELLLIFYNCYSEQGKKLKPLLERYSMLKHLNRKRLLDESHAAFYHHNAYTRSVPLE